The following DNA comes from Marichromatium purpuratum 984.
CGGCGATGTCGGTCGAGGTGCCGTAGACCAGGCCGGGGACATCGGCGTGACCGGAACCGCTGGTGTCGGACTCCGTAACCTTGAGCGCGGACATCGCCACATCGGTCGCGCCGAGATAGGCGATGATGCGCGCATGCTCCCAGCCCTTGGTGTCGACCTCGGCAGTGGTGGCCGATGCGGCGTCGATGATGGCGGCCGGAGGCGTGACCGAGACCAGCTTGAAGTTGTTGGCGTCGAGCATAGAGGTCTCCTTATTCGCCGATCAGGGCGACGATGGGGCCAGCATTGGTCGCATCACCAACGCCATGGCAATTGATGTCGAAACGCTCGGACGAAATGATCTTCGTCTGCTGGTAGCTCGACAGGCTGTAAGGGTCGACCATCATGGTCATTCCGCGCCGATCGCCGAAGATGACGCCCATGCGGAAGTCGCCGAACAGCACCATCGCCACGTTCGAGAGATCGGTCGCGACCTTGGGCATGGCCGGGCTGGTGAGGATGTCGTACCCGGCCCACTGGTCGGGCATCTTGACCGACAGTTCGCGCTTGGTGTTGCCGCCAGCGGCGTCGGTCAAGCGGCCGAACAGCAGGTTCTGGCCGGGCTTCGAGGTCAGCCATACCGGCTGGAGCCCGGGCAGGTCGGGAAGCTTCGCCATCAGTGCGCGCAGATCCGAAGCGTCGATCGCGGCGAAAGTGTCATGCCCGCTGGCGGCGTCGACCGCGCCGGCCAGCTCGAGGATGGCGGTGCGCAGGCCGACGATGCCGCCGTAGGTGCTGGAGCCGTTGCCGTTGATGAGGCACTCGTCCTCCTTGATCGCGAAGGCGCGTGCGTGCTTCTCAGCCACGAACTCGGCCAGATTGATGGCGCTGTCGTCGGCGTAGTCGTTGGAGATGCGCGTCTCGGCGGCGACGTTCTTGGCCACCAGTGTGACGTTGTCGAAGGCCGGATCGGTGACGCTCGGGGCCTGTTCGCGCCCGACGAAGTACGCCGACACGTCGCCAATGTCGCGCGGCACGCTGGCGGTGTCAGTGGTCATGCTATGCACGGTGCACAGGCGCCGCGCCAGACCGTACTGCTCGCGCAGGCTGATGATCGGCAGCACCAGCTCGTCGGGGATGACGACGGACTGACCAGCACCCAGGCCGGTGAGGACGCGCTCATTGAGCTGGACGCCGTAGTCACGGCACCAGCGCGCGGCGTCGGCGCGGCCAAACATGGTGGCCAGGCACCACTGACCAGCACGATAAGCGGTCTCCTCGGCTTCGCGGCGACCGCCGTGGAACAGCTCGGGGCGATACGCGCGCAGTTGGCCGGTGTGGGGCACGCGCGATTCGACTCGCGCCACGGAGGGCACCGGATCGGGCTTCTCGGTACGTGCACGCATCTGGGCGCGGAACTCGGCGAGCGTGCCGCCGAGCATGATGTGGTCTTCGGCCAGTTCGCGAGCCCTGAAGTGAGCGCCGACGGCGCGGATCTGCTCGGCATCGGGATTGATCGGGGCAGCGCAAGCCGGGATGGCTTCCGACTCGGCTACGACGGGGGCCGCTTCGCGGGTCTCTTGGTGCTCGGCGACCGGGGCCTCGGGTTCTTTGTCCATGGGACGCTCCGGTGAAGGTGAAAGGGATCGGCCGACGCCGACTGCGGGGTCTGCGGGAATGGAGACGAGACTTGCCTCGAGTGGCTCCCAGTCGGTGATGCGGTAGGTGTCGCCGTCTTCGTCGCTGGAGTGTTCGAGGACCAGCTCATGGATCAGGTAGCCGACACTGGCTTTGGTGCGAATGCCGTCGCGCACGTCCTGAAACACTTCCTCACCCTTGGCGCTGCGCGAGAAGCGCACCTGGGCGCGGCCAATGCGGTCGCTATCGATGCGCGCGGACTCGATCACGCCGACCTGCTGGCTGGTGTCGTGGTCGAGTAGCAGAGGGGCACCATCGAGCAAGCGCTCCAGGCGCACGGCTTCAGGGCTGTGGTCGAGGATCTCACGGCCCCACCAGCGTTCGACCGGTGCTTCGGAGCTGAAGGAGATCTCTACCGTGCGTGCGTCTTCGTCGATGGCGCGCAAGCCCAGGCCGAGATCGATCCGGGCCTCGCGCGAGGACTGTTTGCCGATCAGGTCGGCAGGCTTAAGGCGTGTCATCGTTGGCATCGGGGCGGCTCGTGGTGAGGCAGCTCTTGGCCGCCAAGGCGGGCAGAACGTCAGACAAGGTCAGGCCGGCGGCCTCGGCCTTGGCTTTGATGTCGGACAGCTCGGTGATGCGCTGACTGACCAGGTCGTCGAAGTCGCGGCCCTTGCGCGCGGCAATGTCGTGCAGGGTGGTGGAGCCGTTGGCCAGTTCGGTCTCGTCGGCGCTGGCCTGCTTGGCTGGGTCCGGCCCTTCCCAGCGCCGCGGCTGCCATTGGATGTTGAACAACTCCAGCTCGCGGCCCCGGCGGTCGCCGAAGGTGCCGAGCTGGATCTGGTGATCCATCCAGGCGGTGAAGACCACATCAGGGAACTCGGACTGGAACCAGTCCTGGCCCTCCATCCAGTGATCGCGTTCGACGCCGAGGAAGAACCGAAGTGAGGTGTAGTTGACGCCCTCGGCGTCGTTGCCGAGCGTGTTGTAGCTGACCCCTAAGCCCGTAGAGACCGAGCGCAATCCCCACTTGAGGAACTCGGGCATGGCGCTGTTGGGGTGTTGCGGGTCAAGCAGTTTGAGCTCGTAGCCCCACGGCACCACTTCCATCGAACCGGGCGCGAGGTCTTGGGCGAAGCACCCTGGGTCTCCGTTGAGCGGCTGTCCGTCCACTCCGACCAGGGGCGAGCCAGGCGCCGGCTGTGGCTGTGGTGCGAACTCTTTGGCCTCGTAGGCCGCGAACTTGGCTGCGCTCGCTCGGCTGGCTGTGACCTCGGCGTCCTCGGTGCCCTGGATCATGTGCAGGCGACTGGCCGCCGTGGCCATCCACGGCACACCGCGCGTCTGCCAGAAGAATTCGGGCATGTAGATGTGGATCATTTCATCGGCGGGGACGCGGTAGCGATCGCCGACCCGATAGCTGGACTGATACAGACGCGATTCGGCGACGATCCAGTACGCGACCGGGGCGCGCCACTCGTCCAGCTCGACGCCCATGCGGATTTCACGGCCCTCGTGTTCGCCATTGAAGTTGACGTCGACCGCTTCGGGATCGATGACCTGGAGGGCGAGCTGCCAGCGGTTGAAGCCCTTGGGGAGAAGGCGGACGAAGGCCTCACCGTCGCGCGCGACGGTCTCGACGACGTGACGTTGGAGTTGGCGCCAGGAGAACTTGCGGGACGCCTCACAGATTCCGCGCCGCCCCCAGGCTTCCCATTCACGCTCGACCGCAGCGCGTAGGCGTTGATCCGGCTTGCCGTTGGCGCGCTTGGCGCGCGACTGGAGGACGAAGCCAGGGGCGCCGACGATGTTGTTGCGCACGATCCGCACAAAGCCGCGCGCGTGATCGGAGTTCTGGTACAGCTCGCGGGCGCGGGCACGCAGCAGGCTGAGGCCGTGACGGATATCGACGTCGACCGGGCGGCTGGCGACGTTCCAGTCGGCGTGCTGGGCGGAGAATTTGGCCGCGTTCCACTGCCGAGACTGGTGCATAGGGATGATCTTGGCCGGCTGACTCATGCGCGGAATCTCACCTGGACCAGTTGCCCGCCGAAGGCGCCCAGGGCCTCGCCGCGCGCGACAGCGGCGGCGCGTTCCTCCTGCGCCACCATCGCGGCATAGCGGTCACGGAGCTTGAGCAGTTCGGGCAGGCTGCGCGCGATGTTCTTGTCACCGGAGGCAACGCTGACCAGATCGACATCACCCGCTGTGGAGCGCCGCTCGATCAGGGCGTCGATGGCATCGAGGACTTTGCGGGCATGGCTGCGCCCGTCGTAACTGGCGGCAGCGTTGAGGTCGGGCAGGATCTGGATGACGCCGGCGCCGACCTGGTAGCGGTCGGTGCCATCGCTGACGTGGGCGACCCAGTCATAGCGTCCGGCGGCGTAACCGGCGGTGATCTCGGGGGTGAGGTGAATGCAGTGTTCGGTGCCAGCCGCCGTGGACTGGAAGCTAACGATACCGCTGGCCGCGAACAGGGTGTAGCTCAGGGTCCAGGTGGGCGCGGGGGAGTCGGGCAGCGCACGCTGCCAGCGCCAGGTGTCCCCGGCGCGGGCTTGGGTCGGCTCGATGGTGCGGATCGCGACTGTCATGGACGTCATGATCCACAGGTCGCTGTCCAATTTTCAGGGGAAAACTGGACAAATTAGCGACGCCAGTTGTTGACCCAGCTGTAGGCCGTGGCGCGGCTGACCTGATAGCGCGCCTGGAGCGTCTGCGGGGTATCGTGGGGCAGGATCTCTGGACGCCGGGCACGGCGTGGAATGTAGAGCGATTCACCCGCGCACTCGTGACAGATCAGGGTCAGGACGCGGTCGGCGTCCGCGCCCAGTTCGCGGTGGAGAATTTCAGCCAGCTCCGCGAACGTCATCGCTTCCAGCCCTGGACGAAGTTGGAGCGGCGGGGCGGCGAAGGCGGAGCGGCCACGGGACGCATTGGCTGTGGTTCTGATGCTGGTTTGGAGGGGGACGATTCAGGCTTGGATTCAGACCCAAAAAACCGCGTCACCCGCCGCTCCCAGTCGCTCGGGCGCAGTCGATCAAGTCGAATCTCCGGATGATGGGCGACGGCGTAGGCATAGACCCAGGTGTCCAGCGGCTCGTTGCGCTTGGTCATACCGCGCTTGGGCTCATAGCGCTGGCGTTTGGGATTCCAAGTCTCGGAGAGCAGGCCAGCCAAATACTCGGGCGGCAGGTCCTGGCTGAAGTGCGCGCGGCGATCCGGCGGGGGTTGGTCGGCATCGGCGCGCAGGTCGGCATAGAGGCGGTCTTTGGCAAGCTCGGTGCCGACCTGGTGATAGCGCATGCCATGCTTGATGGTCTGGCCATTGGCGCGGTGGTCGATCTTGCGCGCCGGACCAAGCGGGCGGTCGAGGCGGTAGCGGCTGCCGGTGATGGCGATCACGCGTGGCAGGCGGCACCCGCGCACGTAGGCCTTGACGTGCTCGGTGTTGTGCCCGGCCATATCGATGGCGGCGCCCTCGAGGGGGATGGGGATACCGTGCGCGGTGTGGATGGCGCGCCCGAGCAGGTCGGTCAGGGCGATCCAGACCTCAGGGCGGGCGGGATCGCCGGGCAGTTCGATGTAGTCGAGCACCCACCACCGCCCGCCCTCGCCCCAGCCGACGATCTGGACGGCGAGGCGGTCGTCCTGGGTGTCGATGCCGGCGGTGATGAGCCCGACGCCGGGCTGGGCTTCGCGCAGCGGGTAAGGCTCGGCGCGCGCTGCGAGATCGCGCAGATCGACATTGGTGCGCCGATCCTCCCAGGGTAGACCGAGGCGTTCGTTGGTGAAGTGCTGACGACGCTCATCGGAGTCTGCAGCCTCGACCCATTGGGTGGCGAGTTCGCGCCACGAATAGCCGAGGCCAAGCGGGGCGTAGAGGGCGGAGAGATGATAGCCGCGCACGCGCCGTCCAGGATGGGTGGCGATCCATTCGCCGCCGGCGAGTAGCGCCGGCTTGTCGCGCTCCTCGATCACGCATCCGTTGTGGGCGCAGGCGTACCAGACCTGGGTGACATCGGCGTTCCAGTGCAGGTGCTCCCACACCAGCGCCTGACGCTCGCCGCAGTGGGGACAGACTACGTGGTAGCGGCGCTGGTCAGAGCGCTCCCACTCGCCCTCGATCCGGCTGGAGCCTTTGACGGTCGGGGTCGAGAAAATCAGCAGTTTGCGCCGCGGAAAGTTGGATTGGCGTGATTCGATCAGGCCCAACGGATCGCCGCGACCGTCAACATCCCATGCGTATTCGTCGGCTTCATCGCAGATGACATAGCACAGTGAGTCGGACTTGAGGTTGCTGGCCGATCCGGCGGTGGTGAGGTACAGCAGCCCGCCGGGGTAGTCGATGAGGTCGAGGCGATTGGATCCTTCGCGGCTCTTGCTGATGTCGATCTTGCTGCGCAGACACTCGGCACCCTCGATCATGGGATTGAGGCGCTGGTGGCGCCAGCGCACCAACAGGCGATCGGTCGGGACGACGATGAGGGTCGGCTTGGCGGTGCGCACCTGGTCCATGATGTAGCCGATCCAGTTGACGGCAGCCTCGGTCAATCCCAGCTGGGCCGATTTCATGACCACGATGCGCTCGACGTCCGAGGTGGCACTCAGGGCGTCCATGATCTCGCGCAGATAGGGGGTGCGTGCGGTACGCCAGGGGCCGGGTTCCGAAGAGGCCTTGGGGCTGAGCAGGCGGTAGGCGTCGGCCCACTCAGAGACGCTTAGGTGCACTCTGGGGCGCAACAGGCTGGAGAGTTCGCGCATGGCCCAGGCGCCATCGGTATCGAGGCTCATGCGGCGCGCTCCTGGGTGGCGGGGTGCGGGTCGCTGGCGACGCTGGCGAGCTGCTCGCTGACCTGGGTGAGCAGGCTTTCGACCTCGCCGCGCAGCACGGAGCGCACCTGATTGGCATCGCTCACCCCCAACAGCAGGGGGGTGAGGCGGTCGGGCAGGGTTTCGGCGACGTTGAGGATGACCTGGCTGGCGTCGGTCAGGGCTTTGTGCACGCTGGCACGACGCACCAACACGCCGGCTTGTTCCTGTTCTTCACGCTGGCGGATGCGGGCGGTGGCTTCGTGCTGCCGCATCTGGGCGAGACGGGTGCGGCGCCCGATTTCGTCGACACTGAGCTGATTCAGATCGGTGCCCGGGTCGGCGTCGGCGTCGGCGTCGGCGTCGGCGTCGGCGTCGGCGTCGGCGGGCTCGGGTGTGTCAGGTTGGCTGGCCTCGCGCAAGGCAGCGTTGCGCGCTTCGACATCGAAGCGATGGCCCCGGGTGGCGGTGAGGCGCTCCATGCTGGCCTCGACATCGACTCTCCCATCGACCATGACCAGCCGCCCGGCCTGCTTGAGCCGGGTGACATAGGAGCGATCACGTCGCAGTCGCTTGGCAAATTGCGCTTGCGTTTCCAAGGTCATCCGCGAATTCCCCTGGTTGCCGAGACCTGAATGCCGTTGCCGAGACCGATGCCGAGACTTGTGGCGCCCTCCTTCGCGCGATAACTCTTTAATCTATCACGCGTTTTTTTGGTATTGCCGAGACTGCCGAGACTGCCGACACCTAAAAGCATTTTGGTGTTTTGGTGTCGCTCTAACCCTTTGTTCCTCGCGCGCGCGCGCGCGTGATTAATAGGGGCGAAGTCTCGGCAGTCTCGGCAAGTACCCTTAAGTCTCTGTTTCATCGATTTTTTTACCCGTTTTCAGGTCTCGGCAAGGTGTCGGCACAGGTCTCGGCAGTGTCGGCAAGTCTCGGCACACTCCGGCTCAAGCCGCCTCCAGCTCTCCCAACGAGCGCCGCGCCTCGGTCATCGCCGCGCGAAACGCCTCGATCTGGTTACCAATCCATTGCTGGCGGTGGACTCCGTCCGGCATCGGGCGGTCGGTCGGGAAGACGACCATGCCGCGCTTGGTGTTGTGCCCGATGAGGTAGCGCTCATCGGCTTTGCGGATAGTCGGCTTTTTGCCGATGGCGGTGAGCAGGGTCTGCTTTTGCGCGGCCTTGGGGATGCCCTCGCGTCTGGTCCAGAGTCGATACAGGTCATAGAGGTCATGAGAGGTGCAGGGCCGGTACAGATCCGGGTCGATCTCGCCGGATGACCAGTCGCGGTAAAAGCGCTCGGTCGAGTCCATGCCCAGCTCGACCAGGTCGCGCTTGGCGTGGGTCATCGGCGGTTTGGTGTGCGGGCTGAAATCGCCCAAGTCGAGATGCAGCAGGTGGTGGTGCAGTGCCTCGGTGCCGCCGTTGGCGATCTCCTCGGACACCTCCAGGTAGAAGTGTTCCGGGAGCGCCTGCGGGGTCCAGACGACGCAGTAACGCCGATCGCCATCGTCGAGTTTGGCGATGTCGATGCGGTTGGAGAAGAAGACCAGATTGCAGTGATTGGCCTCGCTGCGCGCCGGGAGCATCTTCTCGTTGATGATCCACTCGGGCTCGGTGACCATCGCCTTGAGTCGACCCTGGATGTGATACAGCTCGGCACGGCTGACCACCTCGTTGCCGATGGCGAACAGCTTGCCACTGGCCCAGCCGTTAAAGTTCGATTCCAGCTCGACTTGGCTGAACTGGCAGGCATAGCGGCCATAGATGCGGCGCACGCAACCAAAGAAGGTGTTCTTGCCGGTGCCTTCGGGGCCGTGGACCAGCAATGCGGTCTGCATCTTGGCGCCCGGGTGCTGGATCGGATAAGCGATCCATTTGAGGATCCATTGATACAGCCCATGCGGGTCCTGAGTCTCGCCGGAGCAGAGATACTCGAGCAGCTCGAGCAACCGCTCGCAGCTCCCGGACTCGGGTCGCGAGGGCCAGCCTGCCCAGAGATTGCAGCGAATTTGCGAGTCGGATTCCCCAGGGTCGAACCCGACCTGTTCTTGCAAGACGGTCTGGCGATCGGGGTGTTCGAGCCATTGACGCACCAGCCCTTTCCCGGCGGCTGAGCGCAGCGGCCCCAGCCCCAAGATCAGTTTGCGACGATGGTCGAAGACGGTATCGGTGCCGTAGATCAGCGCGTATTCATTGATCAGGATCTCGATATCGAACCGCCAGTCCTCGACAGATCTCCCCTCCCCCCCTGGGGTGGTGGTCGGCGAGCGCTGTTCGGTGGTCCAGCCCAGCTCAGTGAGTCGCGCCTCGATCTGGCTGCGTACCGTGAGCAGGCCCTCGGCAGCGTGCAGGTCGTTGTAGTCGGTGAGCTTGCGCCCGGCGTCGCGCACAATGGCGCGTGCAACAGCGCGCGCATCATCCGCGCAACCGGACCAGTCGACCTCGGCGGCAATGCGTGCACGAGCCCGCACCTGGTCATCGACCGAAAAGCGCGGAGCGACCCACGAACCAGAACACTCCAGCGCCGCGGCGCTGGCGGCGGTGGTGCCCGGATTGCCCTGGGTGGCGAAGTCATCATCGGCACAGATGAGGATGCGCGTGCGGGGATATGCCTTGCGCAGTGCGCGCGCGACATGGCGCAGATTGCCCGCATCGAAAGCGACCGCCACCGGAAACTGCGTGGCCTCATGCAGGCTGGCACCCGTGGCATAGCCCTCGCACACCAGCACCAAAGTGCCAACCGCGCCGATCTGGTGCCAGTGGCCCTGCTTGGCGACACCGGCCGGCCAGTATTCCTTGTCGCGCCCAGTGCGCTGGATGCGCTCGGACTGCAGTGTGCGCGAGAGCAGGAATTGCAGCCCATACACGCGCCCGTTGGCATCGTGCATCGGGATGACGACCGAGCCGCGCTGGGTGTAGCGCACGCCATGGCCGCCGATGCCCTTGCGCGTCAGGTACTCTGCGCCCCCCTCGGGCGCGGTCGCCTCGCACTTGCGCCACATCTGCTCGGCGCGCCGGGCCGCGCGCTCGGCATCCCTGGCACGCACCGCGGCGGCACGCTTGCGATCGTCTCGATACTTGGCCTTGAGTGCCTCGCGCTCTTCGTCGCTCAGCTTGCCATGCTCACCGAGCTCGATCTTGCGCGCGCCGTTGTCGTTGCCGCGCCAGATGCCGTAGCTACCGACCAGCACCGACTCGCCATTCCGGTTCTGGATCTCGTGGAGCAGATACCAGCCGCGCTTCTCACGATCATCCTCAACCTGTGTGCGAATGATCTTGCCAACTTCCAGCTGCTCAACTCGGTCGCCAGTCAAACCGGCGCTGAGGAGCTGGCTGCGCACCTCCTCAGAGTTAATCCACATCGTCAGCCCCCGCATAAATTACTGAAAAGACTGGGATGCTGACCATGCGCCGACACCGGACACTAGCCAAATTCCGCGGCATTGGGCTCCTCTTCACCGAAGTCTGAGAAGGACCCATCGTCCGGCTGTCGCCAGAGCGTCGATGCAACAGATGCACACCGCCCGCGCAACAGCGCGCGCCCTCACTCCACGGGGAGACGGGGCGCAACCCCCATGCTATGCTCTCAATCGTCATTGATCTGCTCCTTTCAGCGTTGGCAGATGAATGAAAGTCAACGCCCAGGCCGGCCAGCCTGGGCGTTGGCGTTTGCGGGTCTGGTAAGGTGCGCCGGTCTCCATCGTCACCCCCCTCCTCATCGTCCGTACCATTCGCGGCCAGTCGCCTCTTCAAGAGCGCGAACGGCGTCGGCGATGTTCTTCTGGGTGCTCATGGCACTGTTGGTGACGGCCCAGAGGTCGGAGCGGTGGACGCAGATCAGGTCGTTGCAGGGGGTGTCGACGGTCTCGACGTACTCGATGAGATCCCCGGCCTCGGGGAAGCGCTCGCAGTGACGGCGCACGGCGTCGGCCAGGTCGTCTCTGATCCGGTCGTAGTGGCGCATGCTGATGGCGTGGGCGCGCCGGGCGATGGCGGCGCGCACGTCCTGGGTGATGGGATCGTTGGGCGCAGGGTCGGACGCGATCGGCTCCAACGGCGGGCGGCTGTCGCGCTGCTGGGACCAGTAGTGCCACAGCACGTCGTCGCACTCGGTCTGGTAGGCGCGGATGCGCGCACGCAGCTCGGGGCGGACCTTGTTGGGGTGGATGGTCATCAGCCAGCCCGCGAGCTTGCGCAGAGGGAGGCAGGTCATGGAGCGGCGCTGGGTGTCGTCGGGGAGCTGCGTCAGGATTTCCCTGACGCAGGTCGCGTATCTGGCTCTGAGCTTCTCGTGCTGGCCTTGCCACGACATCCCCATCGCCTCGACCACGGGGCGCATGGGCACGAAGGGTTCGCCGGCGTGCTCGACGAGGTAGAGCGTCTGATCTTGGAAGGAGACGGGCAGAAGCGCGGACGCGCGGACGGAACTGTCTTGCGACATAGTGGGATCCTCGGTTGCTTGAGAACCGCCACCGTCGACGCCAATCGAGAGGGTGGCGGATGCCACAGGGTTGGCGTAACCGCACCGAGGAGCGGCGCTCCGAAGAGCCCCCATGACACCCGCCATAGCAAACTGCGGGCGCAAAAAAAGACGCTTCGTGAGAGCGCCTGCGCGCTCGGTTTCCAGGACGCCAATCCCGGCCACCCAATGAGGGGCAGCGGAATCAGCGTAGCCCACGGCAATCCCCATCGTCAAGCCTCACGCCCTAGCCCTAAGCGCTGCGCCACGCGCAGCAGAATCAGATAGCCGAGCAGGTCGAGCACCACATCCTCGTCGCCACGCCCCCAACGCCAAGGCGAGCACAGGGTCGGAGATGGTCGTGTCCCGGCGTCGCCGATCACCCTGACGCCGCGGCGCGGGCATGGACTCGATCCAGAGCGCGAGCTGTCCACGAGGCACCGCAAGCCACTGCGCGATGTGATAGAGCGGCGCGCCCTCGGCCATCATCTGCCGCGCCTCAGCCACGATTGCCGTGCGTTGCGTGCTCACGCGTCCCTCTCCATCCCCCCGCGTCTCGCGGCGTCCCTGTCAATGTCGCGCGCAGCATCCATGCTCACAGTAGAGAGTTCGCGCTCGCGCTCGATGAGGCGGCGCACATAGACCGAGACCGGGCGGTCCTGATCGGCGGCCTCGCACGAGACCCAGCGATGCAGGTCCTCGGTCATCCAGACGCGGATATCGTGATCAAGCGGTGAGTGGTGAGGCATGGCGATGATCCTTCAAGTAGGAAGTCGAGGCGGTAAGACGGGATCCGGCGCAGCCGCCAACTCGAGACCAGCGGCGGCGTCATCGTGCAGGGCGCCTTGGGGGGGTGGACCGAAGCTATCGGGCGAGGGGTCAATCGCCCCATGAGCTTCTCGGAGGATCGCCAGCGTCAGCCGCCCCCCGGGACGCCGATGCCCGTAGGCCAGTTGCGTGAGGTACGCCAGGGTTGTCCCGACCCGCTCTGCAAACGCCTCTCGCTCAGGCGTTGGCAGCGATTTGTAGTAGTCCAGGAGTCTCATGTCGCAACATATAGCACATGCTAAAAACCACGGCAATAGCAAATGCTCGTTTGCTAGACGGTTAGCTATTGCTAACGTCGCACTCATGCATGAGAACATCACAGAGATTCGCCAGCAGAACCTGAAGCGTTTGGTGAGCGCGGCCGGATCTCAGCGCGCGCTCGCGGAAAAAGCCGACCTGGCACCCGCCTACATCAACCAGATGCTGACGGGGAAGCGAGGCATTGGTGAACGTACCGCGCGCAAGATCGAGGCTCGACTCAACTGCAACCGCGGCTGGCTCGATGAGCGCCATCAGGCCGCGGAGGCCTGCGACACGACCAGCGCCGCCGACGAGCCCCCAGGCCTGAGCGCTGACATAACAGGCACGGTCATCCACCCGATCGTCGTCTGGGACGACCCGGCGGACCTGCCCGAGGGGCAGTACGTGCTGATCCCGCGCCGCCGCGTCGCCTTCTCGGCGGGCAACGGCAACCTGGTGTTCGAAGAGGAAGAGGCCCCGCCGCTGGCCTTCACCTCCGACTGGGCACGCCAGACCGGGGTGCGACCGAACAACGCGGTGGTGGTCTACGCCAAGGGCGACAGCATGGAGCCGAGCATCTGCGACGGCGACGTGCTGCTGATCGACATCGACACGGCCGGCGACGACATCCGCGACGGACAGGTCTACGCGATCCGCTATGGCCACGAGCTGCGGGTCAAGCGGCTGTTCCGGCGCTACGACGGCTCACTGATCCTGCGCTCGGACAACGCCGGTCGCTACCCCGAAGAGATCATCCCGCGGGAGGATCAGAACGGGCAGGTGCATGTGATCGGGCGCGTGGTGTGGCGCGCGGGTGGGGTGTAACGCCAGGGGACTTGACAGATAGGTCAAAAGAGGAAGAGAGAAATGGATTTAAAAACGCTTGATCGTTTCAATAGAAAAGCAATATGCGACAGGCAAATTGACACGCTAATAGGACTGAGCAAAGGGCTTATTGCGGACGGCAGAATCAACCAAGAAGAGGCGGACTTTCTACATGGCTGGCTCATCCACAACCAGTCGGCAGCTGAAAACCCCATCGTCTTGAACCTTTTCGAAAAGGTATCAAGCATGCTCGAAGACGGCGTGCTTGATGACGACGAATCGCAAGAGCTTTTCTCCATACTCCAACACTTCGCCGGAGAGCGCCCGGAGGTAGGAGAGTTAGCAAAAGCGACCTCACTCCCACTCGACGACCCAGCGCCAGAAATCATCATACCGGGCTCGTCTTTCCTCTTCACTGGGACTTGCGCTTTTGGTTCACGAAAGAAGTGCCATGAAGCAACGGAAGCGCTTGGCGGGCTGATAGCAAAAAGTGTCAATAAGTCGTT
Coding sequences within:
- a CDS encoding phage antirepressor N-terminal domain-containing protein translates to MSQDSSVRASALLPVSFQDQTLYLVEHAGEPFVPMRPVVEAMGMSWQGQHEKLRARYATCVREILTQLPDDTQRRSMTCLPLRKLAGWLMTIHPNKVRPELRARIRAYQTECDDVLWHYWSQQRDSRPPLEPIASDPAPNDPITQDVRAAIARRAHAISMRHYDRIRDDLADAVRRHCERFPEAGDLIEYVETVDTPCNDLICVHRSDLWAVTNSAMSTQKNIADAVRALEEATGREWYGR
- a CDS encoding LexA family transcriptional regulator is translated as MHENITEIRQQNLKRLVSAAGSQRALAEKADLAPAYINQMLTGKRGIGERTARKIEARLNCNRGWLDERHQAAEACDTTSAADEPPGLSADITGTVIHPIVVWDDPADLPEGQYVLIPRRRVAFSAGNGNLVFEEEEAPPLAFTSDWARQTGVRPNNAVVVYAKGDSMEPSICDGDVLLIDIDTAGDDIRDGQVYAIRYGHELRVKRLFRRYDGSLILRSDNAGRYPEEIIPREDQNGQVHVIGRVVWRAGGV
- a CDS encoding BRCT domain-containing protein; this translates as MDLKTLDRFNRKAICDRQIDTLIGLSKGLIADGRINQEEADFLHGWLIHNQSAAENPIVLNLFEKVSSMLEDGVLDDDESQELFSILQHFAGERPEVGELAKATSLPLDDPAPEIIIPGSSFLFTGTCAFGSRKKCHEATEALGGLIAKSVNKSLNFLVIGTYVTDSWAHESFGRKIEKAAEYRSQGIPVSIITESSWIEAAGL